Proteins found in one Pseudorasbora parva isolate DD20220531a chromosome 11, ASM2467924v1, whole genome shotgun sequence genomic segment:
- the neurl1b gene encoding E3 ubiquitin-protein ligase NEURL1B isoform X2 gives MGNTTPKPLIDGGLQPRPVAGRQSCSVLGGRSSAPPAGFESPRFHPHAKGKNIRLDAHLRRAVRRSSFCHGLTFSQRPLRLYEKLRLHLSGVHSGWSGALRFGFTSSDPSELALADIPKYACPDLVTRPGFWAKALPERLAMRDNILAFWADRHGRVFYSINEGEPILFHCGLSVSCPLWAIIDIYGITQEVTLLESRFAESVGSSCLRLSAYLPQSNHDSANFSNNQLETNQAAAAKFATLQLSSSISSSIRLSSRLHTDLHFHPVRGPDVVLSNDRTVACTHFLDSSRTLMFSHRPVRAGETLFVEVGHLGLPYFGALLFGMTSCDPGTLSSVDLPADPDVLLDRKEYWVVYRGFPVPAAGDVLSFSFLPNGEVHHGVNGAAQGRLLCVDSSQVLWAFFTLHGAVNRLRIIGTVQASPPTSPSASQGSTPDDSDSDLAFSVNRSSSASESSLVTAPSSPLSPPVSPSFSSPDAPLSPKSSECTVCFDQEVDTVIYTCGHMCLCSECGLRLKRQINACCPICRRPIKDVIKTYRP, from the exons ATGGGGAATACAACACCCAAACCACTGATAG ATGGCGGTCTCCAGCCCCGCCCAGTGGCCGGTCGGCAGAGCTGCAGTGTATTGGGCGGCCGCTCCTCCGCCCCCCCTGCTGGCTTCGAGTCCCCCCGCTTCCACCCTCACGCCAAGGGCAAGAACATCCGTCTGGATGCCCATCTGCGGCGAGCCGTCCGGAGGAGCAGCTTCTGCCACGGCCTGACCTTCAGCCAGCGGCCCCTGCGGCTGTATGAGAAGCTCCGGCTGCACCTCTCCGGGGTCCACAGCGGCTGGAGCGGGGCGCTGAGATTCGGCTTCACCAGCTCAGACCCCAGTGAGCTCGCATTAGCCGACATACCCAAATACGCCTGCCCTGATCTGGTGACGCGGCCGGGGTTCTGGGCCAAAGCCCTGCCGGAGAGGCTGGCCATGCGGGACAATATTCTGGCCTTCTGGGCGGACCGGCACGGACGGGTCTTCTACAGCATTAATGAGGGCGAGCCCATCCTCTTCCACTGCGGCCTGAGCGTCAGCTGCCCCCTCTGGGCCATCATAGACATCTATGGCATCACACAAGAAGTCACACTACTGG AGAGCAGGTTTGCTGAGAGCGTGGGCTCCAGCTGTCTCAGACTCAGCGCGTATCTGCCTCAGAGCAACCACGACTCGGCCAATTTCAGCAACAACCAGCTGGAGACCAATCAGGCGGCCGCGGCGAAGTTTGCCACGCTCCAGCTCAGCTCCTCCATCTCCTCCTCCATCAGACTCTCCTCCCGCCTCCACACCGATCTCCATTTTCACCCGGTGCGAGGCCCAGACGTGGTCCTCTCGAACGACCGCACCGTCGCCTGTACACACTTTCTGGACAGCAGCCGGACTCTGATGTTCAGCCACAGGCCCGTCCGGGCGGGCGAGACTCTGTTTGTTGAGGTGGGCCATTTGGGCCTGCCCTACTTTGGGGCTCTTCTCTTCGGTATGACCTCCTGTGATCCTGGCACGCTCAGTTCTGTGGATCTGCCGGCGGACCCGGATGTGCTTTTGGACCGTAAGGAGTATTGGGTGGTTTATCGGGGCTTCCCTGTGCCAGCGGCGGGAGACGTGCTGAGCTTCAGCTTTCTGCCCAATGGGGAGGTCCATCATGGGGTCAACGGGGCGGCTCAGGGACGCCTGCTGTGTGTCGACTCCTCTCAGGTTCTGTGGGCCTTCTTCACGCTCCATGGGGCCGTGAACCGACTCAGGATAATAG GAACTGTTCAGGCCAGCCCACCCACTTCCCCATCAGCGTCTCAAGGATCGACGCCTGACGACAGCGACTCTGATCTGGCCTTCAGTGTCAACAGATCCTCATCAGCATCTGAGTCCTCTCTGG TGACGGCTCCCAGCTCTCCTCTAAGTCCTCCTGTTTCTCCAAGTTTTTCGTCGCCGGACGCGCCTCTGAGCCCCAAAAGCAGCGAGTGCACGGTGTGCTTCGATCAGGAGGTGGACACCGTCATCTACACCTGTGGACACATGTGTCTGTGCAGCGAATGCGGACTCAGGCTCAAAAGACAGATCAATGCCTGCTGTCCCATCTGCCGGAGACCCATCAAGGACGTCATCAAAACCTACAGACCATAA
- the neurl1b gene encoding E3 ubiquitin-protein ligase NEURL1B isoform X1, translating into MTFLGRIGSQTVVLMGNNGSSAVFSIQGTIQTRAEWQSNSIQDGGLQPRPVAGRQSCSVLGGRSSAPPAGFESPRFHPHAKGKNIRLDAHLRRAVRRSSFCHGLTFSQRPLRLYEKLRLHLSGVHSGWSGALRFGFTSSDPSELALADIPKYACPDLVTRPGFWAKALPERLAMRDNILAFWADRHGRVFYSINEGEPILFHCGLSVSCPLWAIIDIYGITQEVTLLESRFAESVGSSCLRLSAYLPQSNHDSANFSNNQLETNQAAAAKFATLQLSSSISSSIRLSSRLHTDLHFHPVRGPDVVLSNDRTVACTHFLDSSRTLMFSHRPVRAGETLFVEVGHLGLPYFGALLFGMTSCDPGTLSSVDLPADPDVLLDRKEYWVVYRGFPVPAAGDVLSFSFLPNGEVHHGVNGAAQGRLLCVDSSQVLWAFFTLHGAVNRLRIIGTVQASPPTSPSASQGSTPDDSDSDLAFSVNRSSSASESSLVTAPSSPLSPPVSPSFSSPDAPLSPKSSECTVCFDQEVDTVIYTCGHMCLCSECGLRLKRQINACCPICRRPIKDVIKTYRP; encoded by the exons ATGGCGGTCTCCAGCCCCGCCCAGTGGCCGGTCGGCAGAGCTGCAGTGTATTGGGCGGCCGCTCCTCCGCCCCCCCTGCTGGCTTCGAGTCCCCCCGCTTCCACCCTCACGCCAAGGGCAAGAACATCCGTCTGGATGCCCATCTGCGGCGAGCCGTCCGGAGGAGCAGCTTCTGCCACGGCCTGACCTTCAGCCAGCGGCCCCTGCGGCTGTATGAGAAGCTCCGGCTGCACCTCTCCGGGGTCCACAGCGGCTGGAGCGGGGCGCTGAGATTCGGCTTCACCAGCTCAGACCCCAGTGAGCTCGCATTAGCCGACATACCCAAATACGCCTGCCCTGATCTGGTGACGCGGCCGGGGTTCTGGGCCAAAGCCCTGCCGGAGAGGCTGGCCATGCGGGACAATATTCTGGCCTTCTGGGCGGACCGGCACGGACGGGTCTTCTACAGCATTAATGAGGGCGAGCCCATCCTCTTCCACTGCGGCCTGAGCGTCAGCTGCCCCCTCTGGGCCATCATAGACATCTATGGCATCACACAAGAAGTCACACTACTGG AGAGCAGGTTTGCTGAGAGCGTGGGCTCCAGCTGTCTCAGACTCAGCGCGTATCTGCCTCAGAGCAACCACGACTCGGCCAATTTCAGCAACAACCAGCTGGAGACCAATCAGGCGGCCGCGGCGAAGTTTGCCACGCTCCAGCTCAGCTCCTCCATCTCCTCCTCCATCAGACTCTCCTCCCGCCTCCACACCGATCTCCATTTTCACCCGGTGCGAGGCCCAGACGTGGTCCTCTCGAACGACCGCACCGTCGCCTGTACACACTTTCTGGACAGCAGCCGGACTCTGATGTTCAGCCACAGGCCCGTCCGGGCGGGCGAGACTCTGTTTGTTGAGGTGGGCCATTTGGGCCTGCCCTACTTTGGGGCTCTTCTCTTCGGTATGACCTCCTGTGATCCTGGCACGCTCAGTTCTGTGGATCTGCCGGCGGACCCGGATGTGCTTTTGGACCGTAAGGAGTATTGGGTGGTTTATCGGGGCTTCCCTGTGCCAGCGGCGGGAGACGTGCTGAGCTTCAGCTTTCTGCCCAATGGGGAGGTCCATCATGGGGTCAACGGGGCGGCTCAGGGACGCCTGCTGTGTGTCGACTCCTCTCAGGTTCTGTGGGCCTTCTTCACGCTCCATGGGGCCGTGAACCGACTCAGGATAATAG GAACTGTTCAGGCCAGCCCACCCACTTCCCCATCAGCGTCTCAAGGATCGACGCCTGACGACAGCGACTCTGATCTGGCCTTCAGTGTCAACAGATCCTCATCAGCATCTGAGTCCTCTCTGG TGACGGCTCCCAGCTCTCCTCTAAGTCCTCCTGTTTCTCCAAGTTTTTCGTCGCCGGACGCGCCTCTGAGCCCCAAAAGCAGCGAGTGCACGGTGTGCTTCGATCAGGAGGTGGACACCGTCATCTACACCTGTGGACACATGTGTCTGTGCAGCGAATGCGGACTCAGGCTCAAAAGACAGATCAATGCCTGCTGTCCCATCTGCCGGAGACCCATCAAGGACGTCATCAAAACCTACAGACCATAA
- the LOC137092522 gene encoding serine protease inhibitor Kazal-type 1-like → MFARGIIVLLCVLVAISDGEREPVCNRPPGACPKIYEPVCGTNRVTYANECLLCAARVSDPQLLVWNEGRCPRVCGITPTEAS, encoded by the exons ATGTTTGCTCGAGGAATCATCGTCCTTCTCTGCGTCCTAG TGGCCATATCTGATGGAGAACGAGAG CCTGTTTGCAACCGGCCGCCCGGTGCATGCCCAAAGATCTATGAGCCCGTGTGTGGAACCAATCGAGTAACGTACGCCAATGAGTGCCTGCTGTGTGCTGCCAG AGTTTCAGACCCACAACTCTTGGTCTGGAATGAAGGCCGCTGTCCCAGAGTGTGTGGGATTACGCCGACTGAGGCCTCTTGA